The following proteins come from a genomic window of Synechococcus sp. NB0720_010:
- a CDS encoding CHASE2 domain-containing protein, protein MTRLATTSIGGWLRRKSLILGLGVLSAAAPWLWPEPLEQAEYQLTEISQELRGPRPAPPELAIVAIDDFSLQQTANADLAEQAELQRLQSWPWPRAIYALVLNRLFESGAKAVGFDLLFDTPSGYGPADDQAFAQGLRKHRGKVVLGAQVLESRGSVAGLSLASPVQALAQVPQGLLNGFLNPDGSIRLRPDHYAEQLRQTLGPQVPPSLGSALLQQSSQPTIETTTRTGWRPLLDPYGPPRTIETIPIWELLEPRSYQHLNASGRLRNRLVLVGPTAAIFQDLHHTPFAGTEGMPGVEIHATELGNRLEQRVLWLQPRSIAWSLFTGASVIGVGLLSQRWTRPLRRLGITGAIAAALVVSGVLLISQWGIALRVISLSLGTLAVGVVSSAEATVNLQLNRRRLKRSLSRYLSPAVASEIANQPEEADGLLGGKLTEVVVLMTDIRGFTAYTQAMSSSGRVVELVERLNVYFSEVVEALHGQGATVDKFIGDATLAVFGAPIHRGNQAEASAAIEAALEIEARLRSLNQTWEQQGETSWQQVIVLSFGTVISGNIGSSRRMDYTVIGDAVNTASRLEAVAKQCQRTIVMSQGVADLVRDQWPLEDLGRFEIRGQTAQHVYALASVTNPVPKAADRS, encoded by the coding sequence ATGACACGCCTGGCTACGACATCCATTGGAGGTTGGCTACGGCGCAAGAGCCTGATCCTGGGACTGGGAGTCCTTAGTGCGGCGGCACCTTGGTTGTGGCCGGAACCGCTCGAGCAAGCGGAGTATCAGCTCACCGAGATCAGTCAGGAGCTCAGAGGCCCCCGGCCGGCCCCGCCTGAACTGGCAATCGTCGCGATTGACGACTTCAGCCTGCAACAAACCGCCAATGCCGACCTGGCCGAGCAAGCGGAACTGCAACGCCTGCAGAGCTGGCCGTGGCCCCGGGCCATCTATGCACTGGTTCTGAACCGGCTCTTTGAGAGCGGCGCTAAAGCGGTGGGCTTCGACCTGCTCTTCGATACCCCCAGTGGGTACGGACCTGCTGACGACCAGGCCTTCGCACAAGGACTCAGGAAACATCGCGGCAAGGTCGTCCTCGGAGCGCAGGTGTTGGAAAGCCGCGGCTCAGTGGCTGGATTGAGCCTGGCCAGCCCGGTTCAAGCGCTCGCGCAAGTACCCCAGGGACTGCTGAATGGGTTCCTGAACCCCGATGGCTCGATTCGTCTTCGCCCAGATCACTACGCCGAGCAACTGCGCCAGACGCTGGGCCCCCAGGTGCCACCAAGCCTGGGCTCGGCCCTGCTGCAACAGAGCAGCCAGCCAACCATTGAGACGACGACCAGGACCGGTTGGAGGCCGCTGTTGGACCCCTACGGACCACCGCGCACGATCGAGACCATCCCGATTTGGGAACTGCTGGAGCCCCGTAGCTATCAACACCTGAACGCCTCGGGGCGCTTGCGCAATCGCTTGGTGCTCGTTGGCCCCACGGCAGCGATCTTCCAGGACCTGCATCACACCCCCTTTGCCGGAACGGAAGGCATGCCCGGGGTGGAAATTCATGCCACCGAATTAGGCAACCGCCTTGAGCAACGAGTGCTCTGGCTCCAGCCCCGCTCGATCGCCTGGTCGCTGTTCACAGGAGCGAGCGTGATTGGGGTCGGTCTACTGAGTCAGCGCTGGACTCGGCCCCTGAGGCGCCTGGGGATCACAGGTGCGATCGCTGCAGCCCTTGTGGTTAGCGGCGTCCTGTTGATCAGCCAGTGGGGAATCGCCCTGCGCGTCATCAGCTTGTCCCTTGGAACCCTCGCTGTCGGTGTGGTGAGCAGCGCGGAGGCCACCGTCAATCTGCAGCTCAATCGGCGCAGGCTCAAGCGCAGCCTGAGCCGCTATCTCTCACCTGCGGTGGCCAGCGAGATCGCCAATCAACCGGAAGAAGCTGATGGCTTGCTGGGGGGGAAGCTGACCGAGGTCGTTGTCCTGATGACCGACATCCGGGGGTTCACGGCCTACACCCAAGCCATGTCCAGCAGCGGCAGGGTGGTCGAACTGGTGGAGCGGCTGAACGTCTACTTCAGCGAAGTCGTTGAGGCGCTGCACGGGCAAGGCGCCACGGTGGACAAGTTCATCGGCGACGCCACCCTGGCGGTGTTTGGAGCCCCCATCCACCGCGGCAACCAAGCGGAGGCCTCAGCCGCCATCGAAGCCGCACTGGAGATCGAAGCTCGCCTACGCAGCCTGAACCAGACCTGGGAGCAACAGGGCGAGACCAGCTGGCAGCAGGTGATCGTGCTCAGCTTTGGCACTGTGATTAGCGGCAACATCGGCTCCAGCCGCCGCATGGACTACACCGTGATCGGAGATGCGGTGAACACCGCCAGCCGCCTGGAAGCCGTCGCCAAACAGTGCCAGCGGACGATCGTGATGAGTCAGGGGGTCGCCGACTTAGTGCGTGACCAGTGGCCCCTCGAGGACTTGGGCCGCTTCGAGATCCGAGGCCAGACCGCCCAACACGTGTACGCGCTGGCAAGCGTCACCAACCCTGTGCCCAAGGCAGCTGATCGAAGTTGA
- a CDS encoding cyclic nucleotide-binding domain-containing protein: MKLLLASHGNDLTAREHIAEEGELLMEQGAIAERILLLMEGTVAVQLKQGENQPHTLAIVEAEEILGEMGLFGNGVHSADVRVINGPAKLIAVDGNEMLQAMLFDADLTIEILALICQRCLKSNQIMGLLLDGISAVQAGDREQLTRSCEALRAYSHSMALAADHLESIGEA; this comes from the coding sequence ATGAAGCTGCTGTTGGCATCTCATGGCAATGACCTGACCGCACGAGAACACATCGCCGAGGAGGGCGAACTGTTGATGGAGCAGGGCGCCATCGCGGAACGCATCCTTCTGCTCATGGAAGGCACGGTCGCGGTTCAGCTCAAGCAAGGAGAGAACCAGCCACACACCCTGGCGATTGTCGAAGCCGAGGAGATCCTTGGCGAGATGGGGCTCTTCGGCAATGGGGTTCACTCCGCGGATGTGCGCGTCATCAATGGACCCGCGAAATTGATCGCGGTGGATGGCAACGAGATGCTCCAAGCGATGCTGTTTGATGCCGATCTCACCATTGAGATCCTGGCCCTGATCTGCCAGCGCTGCCTCAAGAGCAACCAAATTATGGGGCTTCTCCTCGATGGCATTTCTGCTGTGCAGGCCGGAGACCGTGAACAACTGACCCGCAGCTGTGAGGCGCTACGGGCATACAGCCACTCCATGGCCCTAGCAGCCGATCACCTCGAAAGCATCGGGGAGGCCTAA